Within the Malus sylvestris chromosome 4, drMalSylv7.2, whole genome shotgun sequence genome, the region GCAAGATATTGGATATTAGCACCGAAGGCAAGTATGTTAACCTTAACCTTACAGCCAAGAATGTGTCGTTGCCTTCCTCGGTTGCGAAATACAGAGCTTTTGTATGGGATAACCCTTTTTACGGAAACTTATTGTCCAGCTTTAGTAAAGTtggaaattaatatatatttgatCTTTTTTGTTTGAAAGAGGATGTAAACTTCTGTTGTTCTAATATGGATATCATCCTCGGACCTCGGTCACATTAAAAGAATAAAGACATAGAAGTTTCTATTATTTAAACTgttattgtggatgcaaatttctttctccttgatcttaaacaattttgcacctacaaaacaattaacaccttaggttaaggccaagagtctcacgcgcccacgatgaatgggggggctttagccgaagaacctccgatgccaaagttagaatttataaaGAAGGAGTGTTTAGAAAATTTGTggaattttgcaagagtgttgGCATCTCCTCTTTTGTGAGAAAAATGGGTGGTATATATAGGATATGGCCGGTCCCCTTTGagaaaaggtggccggcctttggatCAAATTTGGGTGCCATTTGTGGATTTAATTAGtccattaatatattaattaggaataaatatattaattgactaattaaagaaatgtttttgggagttttttttgtataattggctaatcaatgtcacaaaaaaggaaaattatgctGGAAAAATTAAGGAAATGGCCGGCTCCCTTTGTAGAAGGGATAACCGGCCTTTAGGGTAATTTTTGGGCTTAATTTGGTGATGTaattagcctttaatatattgattaggtataaatatattaataggctgattaatcataataaaaagggatgttatggaatgttttgaaggttatggaatgtttgaaataaatggctaattgaataaggaaaaaatgaggtaaaaaatatatggaatgaaataagttttgaattgttacctattttgggtactcctgatttggttgatggatgattctccactgctcgcgtgtaggaaacccggtgtgcctcgagggtaaatttgtcatctttacccaaaaatccacgtgtcgccttgtaattatttttggctccacagttaTGCTTAATCTTTTGTTTATTGTTGTGAAATTTTCTCCTCTCTTCTTTTTAACTTGGGATCCATTTTGATCTTTGATAGACACTTAAGTTATCGCCTCAGGCCACCTGCgcatttgaatttaaaaaagaaaaacgcTAAAACCCATAACAAACATCATTTTGGGCAGGATTTTGTAAAAATCATGCTAATTTTATGTTTCTAACTAGGTTTCTGTTAGCTTTTTATGACTTTATGATCTGAATTAGAATAAGAATAATATTATAAgtaaatttttctttctatttaaaGAAAGTTCAGGGAGCAAAATAGtatttttgaagtgccaataacaattcttatatatatatatatatatatgttatgtaTGTCACTACTAGAATTTTAGCTAGTGAATACCATTGCCATTGGTGTGGATTAGGAAGAATGGGCACCAACTTGGGTGGCAACTATCAATTGCCACCATGCAGCCACTGAATGGGAGTACATGGCCTATGTAAGGGTCTCTATTGTGACAAAAACGACCATTTCCACATAATTGGTATGCAAATGAATAGTACTAGTATCAGATATtcaatctttttgtttatttattattagaatagaaattgttattgacatttcaaaaatctcattctacctttcaaactttctatgattggaaaaaaaataacttaCAAGGAGTGTAAAGATTTTTGGAGTTAATAAGTATCGTGTCAGAGAAAAGATGAGTATTATGTCAGAGGAAAATCATTTTTGTATCGGTTTCCAAATTGCAAAATCACGTTTTAAGAAAAAGAGTCCATTGAGCGCCCTCTCAGTTGTCTAATCCCGTCTTATGATGAAATTTAAAGACTTTGAAACATATATTTGCTAGATtttagaagatttagatattaatctcattaatctGGGAATTAATCAATACATCATGATAAGCTATTTACATTGAAAAAGGAGTTGTTAAAATAACAATCGCGACAGCTGCAGGTGTTCATTTCAAATCGTCACTATCCGGTTGTAAACGATAGTCCCGAGGTAGAGAGATCATAAAGAAATTTGTAGCCAATCTGGTCCAGCAACCCCACAAAGCTCGGTTTTCCCCCACCACGTTCATCCCCCGCCACCACCAACATGCAGGAGTAGTACCATTCGCCGAAATCCGGCACCTCTTGGAACGGTACTCCATTCAGAAGCTTTAGGTGGGCCACTCCGCCTTCAAATTCAAGAACCATTGAAGGCGTGAAAAAGGGGGTCACGTTCGCCATTGCTACCGGATCTGTGGTGTTGAAGCACAAGTCATATCCTGCAAGTGGCTCCACCGGGTCCAGCCCATACAATACTCTCACTAGATCGACCACTACTACGCGAAATGCGTCATAAGCCGGGGCTGGCAGCACAATTTGCGAGCTGGAAGTGTGGAGGACGAATCCGCTGCCGCCGCGAGATGGCGGCCAAAACAACTTTGGGTCTATTCCTTGGACTATATATCCTCCAACAATAATGCCGGTAAGATTTAAGTAATAGTAGTCTCTAATGGGTGCTCCTGCTGCTGCACGCTGCTCCCTCAATATTGTGGTGCTTTGAACACACATGGTACCGTTGGTGGGCATTGTGGCGTAGGGGCCGAAGGCCAATGACGGATCAAAGCCGTTGGCGGAGGCGACGGCAGAGGCAGTAGGTAGCTCGTGAAATGGAATGGTGAAAGCGAATTTTTCCAAAGTTGATTGGGTGAGGAAGTTGGAAGGGTGGCCTTGGCCAAGGCCAAGAACTCCAGTAACAGGAGTAGTGTTATTTTTTCCAGAGGAGGGGGAGTACTCATTGATGCAACCGAAAGGGACGAGGGCCTTACGGCCGTCAGACATGTCGGAGGCAAACaaatcaaaaacataaaaaccatGAGCCGATTCGAATTGGAACCAACACCAATCAGAAGAAAATGACTGGTGGAGGGGTGGAATGCAAATGGAGTTGTTGTAGTACATGAGCTGGGAGGTTTCCGATTGGTTTGGATCATAACCATCGGGGATACTACAATCCAAGATAGTGAAGGGGCTCAATGTGTCCAACGTAAGGTATGCCGTCACCGTTGGCTGGAAGCCAACCGGAATCTCGGCAACAATCaggttatttttgtttttgaacagGGGCACTTTAAGGCTTGTTGCCGGTTGAGGGCTTGCCAGCACAAGCAAGAGGATGGTTATCATCAGGTTGAGGGAATAAAAGGAAGACATCTTTGTTGTCTGTTGTTAAGGAATtctgcaatccaagatggtgaAGGGGCTCTTTGTTTTCTGGCAACACAACATAAAATTCTGGTGCCCCTTACGGGGACATTTATACCAACAGATGTCTGCCCAATTTTTCGGTTTCCCCTACTTTTTTCTTACAGAAATATTTCATTGCCTACTTATTCGGTATCCCAAACTTGAGTAATTAGCAAGCGTCCAAAGTAAATTGAAACAAGTATTTTCACTTTCAACTTTCTAAAAGGATACAAACCATATCATTAAGCAGGTGGTTGATATTGAAGAGAAAGAGTAGGCTTGGCTGTTTAGGTATGTAACAGCAAATGATGCATGTGCGATGCCGTAGCATTGAAAACCGTACGAAAATTTTATATATAGTcgtatttatttacaaaatataatacTTAATGTGTACGTATATACTATTTATATACAAAAGATCTGATGTTGAAAGGTGATCAAATTGTGCTGTAAATCCTCAAAAAACTGTGTGCTTGTATCATGTGAGTTCTCCAGCTACCAAAAACTGTGTAAAGCATTTCAACAGATATAGTGTATCTGTGTATAAGATTGGGTTCTTTCCAGGCCTTTATAGGCCCTACTCAATACTGGACTGAGAACAACTAAATAACCTAGACTTGGATGACAAAATTGCAGTAAGAGAAACCCCCCAAAACTTGTTAAGGGTTATAAACATCTAAAAAGTCCGACCTATAcagcaacaacaaagccttttcccattaaGTGTGGTCGGCTATATAAATCCTAAAACGTCATTACGCTAGGTTATATAAGAAAAAAGTTggaccaataaaaaaattaaaaataaaccaCTAATTTGAGAAGTTTCACCCAATCGGGTCCTAAACTGTGTCTACAAAACTTAAAGAAAACCTGAACTATCTCAAGATAACCTGAACTATGTCGAGATAACCTCATAGATTATTTAATTTAActcttttaaagaaaatatttacaACGATGAAATGAAGTATCACGTAAAAGCTCTTTCCAGAAACTCAGATAACTCTGATGAATTCAGCTACTAACCACTCTTGTATCTTTCGGAAGTGGGAAGGGAAGTACTGCATGTTTTCACAGCCAGATGCACACACCACCATTAATTGAATTCCAAAACATTACAACTTATTTACATGTTTTCCATGTGCAATTCATTATTTTGA harbors:
- the LOC126619762 gene encoding aspartyl protease family protein 2-like, whose translation is MSSFYSLNLMITILLLVLASPQPATSLKVPLFKNKNNLIVAEIPVGFQPTVTAYLTLDTLSPFTILDCSIPDGYDPNQSETSQLMYYNNSICIPPLHQSFSSDWCWFQFESAHGFYVFDLFASDMSDGRKALVPFGCINEYSPSSGKNNTTPVTGVLGLGQGHPSNFLTQSTLEKFAFTIPFHELPTASAVASANGFDPSLAFGPYATMPTNGTMCVQSTTILREQRAAAGAPIRDYYYLNLTGIIVGGYIVQGIDPKLFWPPSRGGSGFVLHTSSSQIVLPAPAYDAFRVVVVDLVRVLYGLDPVEPLAGYDLCFNTTDPVAMANVTPFFTPSMVLEFEGGVAHLKLLNGVPFQEVPDFGEWYYSCMLVVAGDERGGGKPSFVGLLDQIGYKFLYDLSTSGLSFTTG